TTTCTTAGTCATTAATTTAATGACTTTACTGGCAACATATATACCCATATTGTCATTAATTCTTCTACCGGATAGAATTACCTGTGGATGATAACCCAAACTCTCAGCTTTATAAGTCAGGTAGTATGGGTCTACACCTATACAATGTCCTCCAACCAACCCTGGTTTGAATGGGAGAAAGTTCCATTTTGTCCCCGCAGCTTCAAGCACCTCATGGGTGTCAATATTCATTTTGTCAAAAATCATTGCTAATTCGTTCACAAAAGCAATGTTGAGATCTCTCTGAGAATTTTCTATAACCTTTGCAGCTTCAGCGACTTTGATTGATGAAGCCATATGGGTGCCGGCAGTAATAATTGTGCCGTATAATTGATCTATTTTTTCTGCAATTTCAGGAGTACTTCCGCTTGTTACTTTTTTTATAGAGCTTAATCTATGCTCCTTGTCGCCTGGATTTATTCTTTCTGGTGAATATCCACAATAAAAATCACTGTTGTATTTAAGACCACTAACTTTTTCAAGAATGGGTACGCAAACTTCTTCAGTGCAACCAGGAAACACGGTTGACTCATATATAACTATGTTGTCCTTAGACAAAACTTTGCCGACTGTTTCACTTGCTTTTTTTAGCGGTGTTAAGTCAGGGGTTTTAAATTGGTCAATTGGCGTAGGTACAGTTACTATATAAATATCAACTGATTCAAGTTCTGCAACATTTGAGGTATAGCTTAATCGGGTTGCTTGAGATAATTCTTCTTTACCTACTTCTAGTGTTTTGTCTTCACCATTTAAAAGTTCATTTATGCGTTTCTTGTTAATGTCAAATCCAACTACATCAAGTACCTTTCCAAATTCAACCGCCAATGGAAGGCCAACGTAACCGAGCCCTATAATTCCTAATTTCATTTATTTATAATTTTTGATCTTATAATAGTCTAAATACCAAGTTATAAACTGTTGAATCCCTGTTTTAATAGCGGTATTAGGTTTAAACCCTACACTCTTTGTCAATGCATCAACATCTGCATATGTTGAAGGCACATCACCTGGTTGTATAGGCATCATGTTTTTAATAGCAGTTTTTCCTAATGCGTCTTCAATGGCATTAATGAATTCCATTAGCTCGACAGGTTGATTATTGCCAATGTTATGGATTTTATAAGGAGCAAAGCTATCAGATGGATTAGGCTTATTTCCATCCCAATCAGGGTTGCCGGAGGGGATAGTTGGTATTAGCCTTACAATCCCTTCAACTATATCATCAACATAGGTAAAATCCCTTAACATTTTGCCATGATTATATACATCAATAGGTTTGCCTTCAATTATGGCTTTGGTAAATAAAAAAAGAGCCATATCAGGACGCCCGTATGGGCCGTAAACAGTAAAGAAACGAAGTCCGGTTGTTGGTAGGTTGTAGAGATGGGAATAGGTGTGTGCCATCAATTCATCAGACTTCTTTGTGGCTGCATATAATGATAGAGGATGGTCTACATTATGTTCGACAGAGAAAGGCATTTTCGTATTAGCCCCGTAGACAGAGCTTGATGATGCATAAACTAAATGCTTAACATCACTATGTCTACAACCTTCCAGAATGTTGAGGAAACCGTCAATGTTGCTTTTTATATATGCCCTTGGGTTTGTTAAGGAGTAACGAACGCCAGCCTGGGCAGCCAGGTTTATCACATAAGAGAAGTTGCCTGTCTTAAAAAGCTTTTCTATGCCTTCTTGATCTACAAGATCTAATTTTTGGAAATTGAAATTCTCTTCTTTTTTCAGAATACTAAGCCTTGATTTTTTCAGGTTAACATCATAGTAGTCATTGAGGTTATCTATGCCGGTGACTTTATACCCTTTATTACATAAAACTTTGCAAAGATGAAAGCCAATAAAACCAGCTGCCCCTGTAACCAGTATTGAATCCATATATATATGTAAATTTTTACTCTAAAACCTAAATAACTTAACCTATGCTCAACAAAACGAGGTCAATTTTGGCACAAATGTAATAATTATATAGAGCATTAGAACTCTTTAGTTTATTTTAATAAACTTGCAATTAAATTAGATAAAAACAGATATGTCGGAAAAAGGAACTGATGAGATTGACCTAACAGAACTACTCGTTAAGCTAAAAAATATTTTTCTGAGAAATAAGATTACTATTGCCTTGCTAACAATAGTAGGGCTTTTGCTTGGGTTATTGTATTACAATCTCAAACCAGCTGTTTATCAGAGTGAAATAGTAGTTAGGGCTACTGTTTTGAACGAGTCTTTACTGAAGGTAATCAATGAGAACCTTACTCAACTTATTAAGGAAAATAATTATAAAGGTTTAGCTCAAAAACTTAACCTTTCAACCAAGGTTGCGGAGTATATTCAGAGTGTGGAAATTGAGCCTACGGATGAAAACGCAGATAAAAAACTAGAATATGCTTTCTACGTGATTAAAGTTGAGTCTTTTTCAAATGATCATTGGTCTGAACTGGAAGAAGGAATGTTGCACTATCTTTCCCATAATACCTATGTTAAAAAAAGGATAGATTTAAAAAGTGAGCAGTACGCAGGTTTTATTGCCAAATTGGATGAGGAAATTAACCAGATTGATAGTCTGAAAAGAGGACTTTATCAATCCGAAAATTTTAACA
This region of Fulvivirga ulvae genomic DNA includes:
- a CDS encoding NAD-dependent epimerase; amino-acid sequence: MDSILVTGAAGFIGFHLCKVLCNKGYKVTGIDNLNDYYDVNLKKSRLSILKKEENFNFQKLDLVDQEGIEKLFKTGNFSYVINLAAQAGVRYSLTNPRAYIKSNIDGFLNILEGCRHSDVKHLVYASSSSVYGANTKMPFSVEHNVDHPLSLYAATKKSDELMAHTYSHLYNLPTTGLRFFTVYGPYGRPDMALFLFTKAIIEGKPIDVYNHGKMLRDFTYVDDIVEGIVRLIPTIPSGNPDWDGNKPNPSDSFAPYKIHNIGNNQPVELMEFINAIEDALGKTAIKNMMPIQPGDVPSTYADVDALTKSVGFKPNTAIKTGIQQFITWYLDYYKIKNYK
- a CDS encoding nucleotide sugar dehydrogenase; translation: MKLGIIGLGYVGLPLAVEFGKVLDVVGFDINKKRINELLNGEDKTLEVGKEELSQATRLSYTSNVAELESVDIYIVTVPTPIDQFKTPDLTPLKKASETVGKVLSKDNIVIYESTVFPGCTEEVCVPILEKVSGLKYNSDFYCGYSPERINPGDKEHRLSSIKKVTSGSTPEIAEKIDQLYGTIITAGTHMASSIKVAEAAKVIENSQRDLNIAFVNELAMIFDKMNIDTHEVLEAAGTKWNFLPFKPGLVGGHCIGVDPYYLTYKAESLGYHPQVILSGRRINDNMGIYVASKVIKLMTKKNNPINNSNILVLGVTFKEDCPDIRNSRVIDVIRELEGFGANVHVYDPQADIEEVKHEYGLTLISEPNIIYNAIVLAVGHKTFKAINLKNISNEATAIYDIKGFFSKENITARL
- a CDS encoding GNVR domain-containing protein; its protein translation is MSEKGTDEIDLTELLVKLKNIFLRNKITIALLTIVGLLLGLLYYNLKPAVYQSEIVVRATVLNESLLKVINENLTQLIKENNYKGLAQKLNLSTKVAEYIQSVEIEPTDENADKKLEYAFYVIKVESFSNDHWSELEEGMLHYLSHNTYVKKRIDLKSEQYAGFIAKLDEEINQIDSLKRGLYQSENFNKDNVVLMNPGEVYTALLELIKQKQQLEEELEFNQAVEIVEDFDAYQRPVSPRPVFSVAVGGLIGFLISLFIAFGREFNSYLKQYERTHS